One window of Phycisphaeraceae bacterium genomic DNA carries:
- a CDS encoding DUF1254 domain-containing protein has product MSMLNVGRAAAIGAAVWMCGSALASPATPSEQEALAIGTDAYIYGYPLVTMEMTRRVMTNVAAPEATRAPMGQLVRMREYPNASFRDVTAPNADTLYTTGWMDVGKEPWVLSLPDMNDRYYLMPMLDGWTNVFEVPGKRTTGDKAQTYVITGPGWTGTIPQGMTEYKSPTSMVWLLGRIYCTGTPEDYKAVHALEDKITIQPLSSWSGAGGKAYTPAPGKVDPSIDMKTAVREQVNALSAEKYFELLAKLMKENPPAAADAPMLAKLAKIGVTPGQFSAGSWDAETAKAMQQVPKLGVEKIMGAFKTAAKPINGWVFTTKTGEYGTDYLDRALITAFGLGANRPKDAVYPTSEADASGKPYDGTKKYVIHFDKGQMPPANAFWSITMYDADFFFVNNPLNRYTVSSRSKFKENADGSVDVIIQNENPGGDMEPNWLPSPKGRFILMLRLYWPSETPPSILDGTWKPPAAVLAK; this is encoded by the coding sequence ATGTCGATGCTCAATGTCGGACGCGCGGCGGCGATCGGTGCGGCAGTATGGATGTGCGGGAGCGCGCTCGCGTCGCCCGCGACACCCAGCGAGCAGGAAGCGCTCGCGATCGGAACCGATGCGTACATCTACGGCTATCCGCTGGTCACGATGGAGATGACCCGGCGCGTCATGACGAATGTCGCTGCGCCGGAAGCAACGCGCGCTCCGATGGGGCAGCTTGTGCGGATGCGCGAGTATCCGAACGCGAGCTTTCGCGATGTGACTGCGCCCAACGCCGACACGCTTTACACGACGGGGTGGATGGATGTCGGCAAGGAGCCGTGGGTGCTCAGCCTGCCGGACATGAACGACCGGTACTACCTGATGCCGATGTTGGACGGCTGGACGAATGTGTTCGAGGTGCCGGGAAAACGCACGACGGGGGACAAAGCGCAGACGTACGTGATCACCGGGCCGGGGTGGACGGGCACGATCCCGCAGGGGATGACCGAGTACAAGTCGCCGACTTCGATGGTGTGGCTGCTGGGCCGGATCTACTGCACGGGCACGCCGGAAGATTACAAGGCGGTGCATGCGCTGGAAGACAAGATAACGATTCAGCCGCTGAGCAGTTGGTCTGGAGCTGGTGGCAAGGCGTACACGCCCGCGCCGGGGAAAGTGGATCCTTCGATCGACATGAAGACGGCGGTGCGCGAGCAGGTGAACGCGCTCAGTGCTGAGAAGTATTTCGAACTGCTGGCGAAACTGATGAAAGAGAATCCGCCCGCCGCGGCGGACGCGCCCATGCTGGCGAAGCTGGCGAAGATCGGCGTGACTCCCGGGCAGTTCAGCGCGGGCTCGTGGGACGCGGAGACCGCGAAGGCGATGCAGCAGGTACCGAAGTTGGGCGTCGAAAAAATCATGGGTGCGTTCAAGACCGCCGCGAAGCCGATCAACGGCTGGGTCTTCACGACCAAGACAGGCGAGTATGGGACGGATTACCTGGATCGGGCGCTGATCACGGCGTTCGGGCTGGGTGCGAATCGTCCGAAGGACGCGGTGTATCCGACTTCGGAAGCGGACGCGAGCGGCAAGCCCTACGACGGAACAAAGAAGTACGTGATCCACTTCGACAAGGGGCAGATGCCGCCGGCGAACGCGTTCTGGTCGATCACGATGTACGACGCGGACTTTTTCTTCGTGAACAATCCGCTGAACCGCTACACCGTGAGCAGCCGGAGCAAATTCAAGGAAAACGCCGACGGCTCGGTGGATGTGATCATCCAGAACGAGAATCCCGGCGGCGATATGGAGCCGAACTGGCTTCCCTCGCCCAAGGGCCGATTCATCCTCATGCTGCGCCTCTATTGGCCCTCGGAAACGCCTCCCTCGATCCTCGACGGCACCTGGAAGCCGCCCGCGGCAGTGCTCGCGAAGTAA
- a CDS encoding prepilin-type N-terminal cleavage/methylation domain-containing protein — MSRPRAFSLVELLVVIVIIVVLALGVFFVGRAVMRIVHNLFGPPPATTPQSG; from the coding sequence GTGAGTCGGCCGCGTGCATTCTCGCTTGTGGAATTGCTCGTCGTGATCGTGATCATCGTTGTGCTCGCGCTCGGCGTTTTTTTCGTGGGGCGCGCGGTGATGCGCATCGTCCACAACCTGTTCGGCCCGCCGCCCGCGACGACGCCTCAATCCGGATGA
- a CDS encoding patatin-like phospholipase family protein, with product MKYKLIAAIGIAIAIAGCSSSPSRPVLTDAQLTERAGEDTKEMISNFQRSVGNLVNREQKRTAAAGGQPVVMNILAMSGGGDYGAFGAGFLVGWGKAPDPAWRRPEFDGVTGVSTGAMLAPFAYVGTDESCLTVEEFYRNPKKDWTEERGLLFFLPSNPSFATIPGLTRDLQGVIDQKFVAQMAEESKKGKLLIVSATDLDLGRQRFWELGEEAQDAIASGNLDRVHKIMLASAAIPAVFPPIGVGEEIYCDGGVTANVFLRLDYRSPFGFIHRWKELNPDKPLPKVRFWVIINNQLAHIPKTVQEKWPDVAGPALEVAIRSATITEAKLLAAEADYVNLKYNADIEVRVTAIPDSWRPPVPGDFEKATMDSLADLGRKMGEDPKSWQLWSLPSSASGPGAAPATRN from the coding sequence ATGAAGTACAAGTTGATAGCGGCGATTGGGATCGCCATCGCGATCGCGGGTTGCAGCAGCTCGCCTTCACGTCCCGTGCTTACCGATGCGCAATTGACGGAGCGCGCGGGCGAAGACACGAAGGAGATGATCAGCAATTTCCAGCGATCGGTTGGAAATCTGGTCAACCGCGAACAGAAGCGCACCGCGGCCGCGGGCGGCCAGCCCGTCGTCATGAACATCCTCGCGATGTCCGGCGGCGGCGACTACGGCGCGTTCGGCGCCGGATTCCTCGTCGGCTGGGGCAAGGCACCCGACCCCGCGTGGCGCCGCCCCGAGTTTGACGGCGTCACGGGTGTGAGCACGGGAGCGATGCTTGCTCCCTTCGCGTACGTCGGAACCGACGAGTCGTGCCTGACCGTCGAGGAGTTCTATCGCAATCCGAAAAAGGACTGGACGGAGGAGCGCGGGCTCTTGTTCTTCCTGCCGTCGAACCCTTCGTTCGCGACGATCCCCGGGCTGACGCGCGATCTGCAGGGCGTGATCGATCAGAAGTTCGTCGCGCAGATGGCGGAAGAATCGAAGAAGGGCAAGCTCCTGATCGTCAGCGCGACCGATCTCGATCTCGGACGGCAGCGCTTCTGGGAACTCGGCGAGGAGGCGCAGGACGCCATTGCGAGCGGCAATCTCGACCGCGTGCACAAAATCATGCTCGCGTCCGCGGCAATCCCCGCGGTCTTCCCCCCCATCGGCGTCGGAGAAGAGATCTACTGCGACGGCGGCGTGACCGCGAACGTCTTTCTGCGGCTCGACTACCGCAGCCCGTTCGGGTTCATACACCGGTGGAAGGAATTGAATCCGGACAAGCCGCTGCCGAAGGTGCGATTCTGGGTCATCATCAACAACCAGCTCGCGCACATCCCAAAGACCGTGCAGGAAAAGTGGCCCGATGTCGCCGGGCCGGCGCTCGAGGTCGCGATCCGATCGGCCACGATCACCGAAGCAAAGCTGCTCGCCGCGGAAGCGGACTACGTCAACCTGAAATACAACGCGGACATTGAAGTGCGCGTCACGGCGATCCCGGATTCGTGGCGTCCTCCCGTCCCCGGAGATTTTGAAAAGGCGACGATGGATTCGCTCGCCGATCTCGGACGCAAGATGGGCGAAGACCCCAAGTCATGGCAGCTCTGGTCGCTGCCTTCTTCGGCGAGCGGACCGGGCGCCGCGCCGGCAACCAGGAATTGA
- a CDS encoding arylsulfatase has product MERELRVSFAAAIVMFTGGAAFGQQVTGEPGSPSATTTIDGKQLPAPDPKFGGVIKDDALNSKPWWAPRIVPPRGAPNILLIITDDAGFGVPSTFGGVIPTPTMDRVAKNGLRYNNIHSTALCSPTRAALITGRNHHSAGFGVISEQSTGFPGYNSIIAEDKATIGRILLDNGYATAWFGKDHNTPAFAASQVGPFDQWPLGMGFSYFYGFVGGDANQWQPNLFRNTTQIYPFTGKPGWNLITGMADDAIDYIHRMHQIDPSKPVFIKYAPGATHAPHHPTKEWVEKIEKMHLFDDGWNKLRERIFENQKKLGVIPADTQLEPWPTDVIKNWDDCTAEEKKLYIRQVDIFAAYAAYNDHEIGRVIDAFDEIGKLDDTLIIYINGDNGTSAEGGPLGTPNEVAFFNGVSVPVDVQMKWYDVWGTEATYNHMSAGWSWAFDTPFTWFKQNASKLGGIRQGMVISWPGHIKDKGGLREQFCHVIDVVPTILEVSGIPAPEYVDGIKQAPIEGTSFAYTFDAKNAKEPSHHKTQYFEMMGQWALYHEGWLLSTKVNRAPWEAYGVANPDPLNNQVLELYDLNADFSQSKNLAAENPDKVKAMKQMFIEEAKKYQVFPLDASVAARLVAPRPNITAGRTEFVYTRPMTGLPQGDSPALLDSSYTITAEIEIPSGGAEGMILTSGGRFAGYGFYLLKSKPVFLWNLIDLERVKWEGPELAPGKHTIEFDFEYDGLGVATLAFNDLSGVGKGGKGTLRVDGKEVKTIEMPKTLPMILQWDESFDIGSDTLTGVNDADYMPPFPLTAKLNKLTIKVERPKLTPEDIKKLEANQKRIEAGRE; this is encoded by the coding sequence ATGGAAAGGGAATTACGAGTTTCTTTCGCGGCCGCGATCGTGATGTTCACAGGCGGCGCCGCGTTCGGCCAGCAGGTCACTGGTGAACCCGGTTCACCGAGCGCGACGACGACGATCGATGGCAAGCAGCTGCCCGCGCCCGATCCGAAATTCGGCGGCGTCATCAAAGACGATGCGCTGAACAGCAAGCCGTGGTGGGCGCCGCGCATCGTTCCGCCCAGGGGCGCGCCGAACATTCTGCTCATCATCACCGACGACGCGGGCTTCGGGGTCCCGAGCACATTCGGCGGCGTGATCCCCACGCCGACAATGGACCGCGTCGCGAAGAACGGCCTGCGCTACAACAACATCCACTCGACCGCGCTCTGCTCACCGACCCGCGCCGCGCTGATCACCGGGCGCAACCATCACTCGGCCGGCTTCGGCGTGATCTCGGAACAATCGACCGGATTCCCGGGTTACAACAGCATCATCGCCGAAGACAAGGCGACGATCGGGCGCATCCTGCTCGACAACGGCTACGCGACGGCGTGGTTCGGAAAAGATCACAACACCCCGGCGTTCGCCGCAAGCCAAGTAGGACCCTTCGATCAGTGGCCTCTCGGAATGGGGTTCTCTTATTTCTACGGTTTTGTCGGGGGTGACGCGAATCAGTGGCAGCCGAACCTTTTTCGCAACACGACACAGATCTATCCGTTCACGGGCAAGCCCGGTTGGAATCTGATCACGGGGATGGCGGACGACGCGATCGACTACATCCATCGGATGCACCAGATCGATCCTTCCAAACCGGTGTTCATCAAGTATGCGCCGGGCGCCACGCACGCGCCGCACCACCCGACGAAAGAATGGGTTGAGAAGATCGAGAAAATGCATCTTTTCGATGACGGCTGGAACAAGCTGCGCGAGCGCATCTTCGAGAACCAGAAGAAACTCGGGGTGATTCCGGCCGACACACAACTCGAGCCCTGGCCGACCGACGTGATCAAGAATTGGGATGACTGCACGGCGGAAGAGAAGAAGCTGTACATCCGCCAGGTCGATATCTTCGCGGCGTACGCGGCCTACAACGATCACGAAATCGGCCGGGTCATCGACGCGTTCGACGAGATCGGCAAACTCGACGACACGCTCATCATCTATATCAACGGCGACAACGGAACAAGCGCCGAGGGCGGACCGCTCGGCACGCCCAACGAGGTCGCGTTCTTCAACGGCGTCTCGGTGCCGGTCGATGTGCAGATGAAGTGGTATGACGTGTGGGGAACCGAAGCCACGTACAACCACATGAGCGCCGGCTGGTCGTGGGCGTTCGACACGCCGTTCACATGGTTCAAGCAGAATGCGTCGAAGCTCGGCGGCATCCGGCAGGGGATGGTGATCTCGTGGCCTGGGCACATCAAGGACAAGGGCGGACTGCGCGAGCAGTTCTGCCATGTGATCGATGTCGTGCCGACGATTCTGGAGGTGTCGGGGATTCCGGCGCCGGAGTATGTGGACGGCATCAAGCAGGCCCCGATCGAGGGGACGAGCTTCGCGTACACGTTTGATGCGAAGAACGCGAAGGAGCCTTCGCATCACAAGACGCAGTACTTCGAGATGATGGGCCAATGGGCCCTCTATCACGAGGGCTGGCTGCTGAGTACGAAGGTCAATCGCGCGCCGTGGGAAGCCTACGGCGTGGCGAACCCGGACCCGCTCAACAACCAGGTGCTGGAGCTGTACGACCTCAACGCGGATTTCAGCCAGTCGAAGAATCTCGCGGCGGAGAATCCGGACAAAGTCAAAGCGATGAAGCAGATGTTCATCGAAGAAGCGAAGAAGTACCAGGTGTTCCCGCTCGACGCGTCGGTGGCGGCCCGGTTGGTGGCGCCGCGGCCGAACATCACGGCGGGACGCACGGAGTTTGTCTACACGCGCCCGATGACGGGGCTGCCGCAAGGCGACTCACCGGCTCTGCTGGACAGTTCGTACACGATCACAGCGGAGATCGAAATCCCTTCTGGCGGCGCGGAGGGGATGATTCTCACCTCGGGCGGTCGGTTCGCGGGATACGGGTTCTATCTCTTGAAGAGCAAGCCGGTATTCCTGTGGAACCTCATCGATTTGGAGCGAGTGAAGTGGGAAGGACCGGAGCTCGCGCCCGGCAAGCACACGATCGAGTTTGATTTCGAGTATGACGGGCTCGGTGTCGCGACGCTCGCGTTTAACGACCTGAGCGGTGTGGGCAAGGGCGGGAAAGGGACGCTGCGCGTGGACGGCAAGGAGGTGAAGACGATCGAGATGCCCAAGACGCTCCCGATGATCCTGCAATGGGACGAGAGCTTTGACATCGGCAGCGACACGCTGACGGGCGTGAACGACGCGGACTACATGCCTCCGTTCCCGCTGACGGCGAAACTGAACAAGCTGACGATCAAGGTCGAACGTCCGAAGCTGACGCCGGAAGACATCAAGAAACTCGAAGCAAATCAGAAAAGGATCGAGGCAGGGCGAGAGTAA
- a CDS encoding two pore domain potassium channel family protein, whose protein sequence is MKRESRAIWRPSGLREPGLLKHSVAMFLGAVVLLLITVPVFSRIQGGDIAESMAISLVLLAAVPAVGAKHRTLVLAILLVIPALIARWLNHTHPESMPPAVFLCGGIVFMSFVTLSLFEFIIRAPRVNSEVLCAGIAVYLMLGLVWSFAYTLIAVLQPGAFVFQSATGGMDGAGVMRGETAIYFSFITLNTVGYGDITPVSGFARILAVLESTCGLFYMALLVARLVSLYNAQPGRNAEETAGKS, encoded by the coding sequence GTGAAACGAGAGAGCCGGGCGATCTGGCGTCCATCAGGGCTGCGTGAACCGGGGCTGCTCAAGCATTCGGTCGCGATGTTTCTCGGCGCCGTGGTGCTGCTGCTGATCACGGTGCCGGTTTTTTCGAGGATCCAGGGGGGCGACATCGCCGAGAGCATGGCGATTTCGCTGGTGCTGCTGGCGGCGGTTCCGGCCGTGGGCGCGAAGCATCGCACGCTTGTGCTCGCCATCCTGCTGGTCATTCCGGCGCTGATCGCGCGCTGGCTGAATCACACGCACCCGGAGAGCATGCCGCCGGCGGTATTTTTGTGCGGCGGGATCGTGTTCATGTCGTTCGTGACGCTCAGCCTGTTCGAGTTCATCATCCGTGCGCCGCGGGTGAACTCGGAGGTGCTCTGTGCCGGGATCGCGGTGTACCTCATGCTCGGGCTGGTCTGGTCCTTTGCGTACACGCTCATTGCGGTGCTCCAGCCGGGGGCGTTCGTCTTTCAGAGCGCGACGGGCGGCATGGACGGCGCCGGGGTGATGCGGGGTGAAACGGCGATCTATTTCAGTTTCATCACGCTCAACACGGTGGGATACGGCGATATCACGCCGGTTTCGGGGTTTGCGCGGATACTGGCGGTGCTGGAATCGACGTGCGGCTTGTTCTACATGGCGCTGCTGGTGGCGCGGCTGGTTTCGTTGTATAACGCACAACCGGGACGCAATGCCGAAGAAACTGCGGGTAAGTCTTGA
- a CDS encoding transposase, with amino-acid sequence MARKVYTREFRETAVRLASQPDVSVEKVANELGITGWTLRRWMKLDLPVPAPTSQSQVPKETDLQQRIRQLEAENKQLRMERDILKKATAFFANQQP; translated from the coding sequence ATGGCACGCAAGGTGTACACCCGGGAGTTCCGTGAGACCGCCGTCCGGCTGGCGTCGCAGCCGGATGTCTCGGTCGAGAAGGTGGCCAACGAACTCGGCATCACCGGCTGGACGCTGCGGCGTTGGATGAAGCTCGATCTGCCCGTTCCCGCGCCGACCTCTCAATCTCAGGTTCCCAAAGAGACCGATCTCCAGCAACGCATCCGCCAGCTCGAAGCCGAGAACAAGCAGCTCCGCATGGAGCGCGACATCCTAAAAAAAGCGACGGCGTTCTTCGCGAACCAGCAGCCGTGA
- a CDS encoding IS3 family transposase — translation MKYAFIRDHLAGLYPVRVCCSALRVSRSGYYAAQDRGDSPRRQRHQLLTRQVRLVHEETRQAYGSPRLCRELRRRGIPICRNTAAAIMRESGLRSRRSRRFRPRTTDSSRTVAPASNLLRHLPSPDRPGLIWVADITYIRTESGFVYLAAVMDLCSRRIVGWTLGDSLRPRLAEHALHAAIALCRPLRGLVHHSDRGIQYDSASYRTLLDRHGIIQSMSRRGDCYDNAAMESFFATLKSELIGETVFKDQQHARDAIFRFIEGFYNNHRLHSGIGYRSPVQAEAATV, via the coding sequence GTGAAGTACGCCTTCATCCGCGATCATCTCGCCGGCCTCTACCCGGTCCGAGTCTGCTGCTCGGCGCTGCGAGTCAGCCGCTCCGGGTACTACGCCGCGCAAGATCGCGGCGATTCTCCGCGTCGGCAGCGGCATCAACTGCTTACCCGTCAGGTCCGTCTCGTGCACGAAGAGACGCGGCAGGCCTACGGAAGCCCGCGTCTGTGCCGCGAGCTGCGGAGAAGAGGCATCCCGATCTGCCGCAACACCGCCGCGGCCATCATGCGTGAATCGGGCCTGCGTTCCAGGCGTTCTCGACGCTTCCGTCCTCGCACGACCGATTCGTCGCGGACGGTGGCGCCAGCTTCGAACCTGCTGCGGCATCTGCCGTCGCCGGACAGACCCGGCCTGATCTGGGTCGCCGACATCACCTACATCCGGACCGAGAGCGGCTTCGTCTACCTGGCGGCGGTGATGGACCTGTGCTCACGCCGCATCGTCGGTTGGACGCTGGGCGATTCGCTTCGTCCGCGGCTGGCCGAGCACGCGCTGCACGCGGCAATCGCCTTGTGCCGCCCGCTCCGCGGGCTCGTGCACCACTCCGATCGCGGCATCCAGTATGACAGCGCGAGCTACCGCACGCTGCTCGACCGTCACGGGATCATCCAGAGCATGAGCCGCAGGGGAGACTGCTACGACAACGCCGCGATGGAATCGTTCTTCGCCACACTCAAATCAGAATTGATCGGAGAGACCGTGTTCAAAGACCAGCAACACGCCCGCGATGCGATCTTCCGGTTCATCGAAGGCTTCTACAACAACCACCGCCTGCACAGCGGCATCGGCTATCGATCACCCGTTCAGGCCGAGGCCGCTACCGTCTAA